The Raphanus sativus cultivar WK10039 chromosome 2, ASM80110v3, whole genome shotgun sequence DNA segment ATAgtttttttacatttgttttttacattttacTATAACAAACAACATTTTAAAGCAAGTtgtaaatgataatatttattttgttattttaagttatatatagaatattaatttcgtttttaatataatattggaaatactaatttttaataagatgGTGAGTAAACAATGTATTTGAGATTAGACTATTATGAACTCATGGAAAAACATGCTCACTCTTTTAATTGCAAGTGAATGTCTATTCTCTTGTTAGTCACACTATTGTTGAAGTTTTTAATGTTGACGAGAACAAGCTTTCCAAAGACATCTATGTAAAATTGTTAAATCATAAGAACCtgatgataaaattatatacttttaatatggaCAACAGTAATttttttaccatatatatatcCGTTCTTGTTGACCGCTTCATTGAACTCAGCATAAGAACAATTGCTAAAGTTTTGCCTCTCAATATCATGGCCATTATGATCTGTGGGTGCAGAAATTCTTTTCTGAGTGAACTAAATTAAGAACTTGTGAGAAgttactttataaattattttgttgttgatgaccaaaaagttcttaattttttagattACACCAGCCTTTAAATTCTCTTCATAGCACTCTATTCGATTTGATTAGCTGGTATGAAGGTGTGGATTGTTGTTCCCTATAAAAATTTATGTCAAACAAACAATATGTCGTGcttactaaattttaaattaaaaatgtctaaataattttcttataccTTTTGATCAATAAGAAATAACTCGAAACCCATGCATAAGCAAACCACCCTTATTGATGTTACGTGCTTCCTATAAGTGAACCACTCTAAcaagaattttaatcttataaaaACTTTTTCTAAGATGATTGAAAACAAAAGAAGTGGCAGAAACGACTATTATGTAATCTCTTTTcaatatctttttctttttcaaagtaAATCTTGATAACTTATAAAACTTCggaaaattatttatagttacccatactacatatatataaagttatattttatatatttagtgaaTTTCCCTTTTAGAtgttttagtttatgttattcAACTACTTTAAATtcagtttttcattttttgataTAGACGATACTTTGAAATTATTATACTTAAAtgacataatttttataaacatgtagTATATTATTTAAGGATATGTTTtgacatttaaattttttaattttaaatctaataatcataaatttttattaacaggtaatatgtttttttaattttgatttttaaatataataattatatatagatatctatactattaaagtagatGCATTTTTATGAATCTTCCCCTAAATTTTcaagtaattataaaattgtctttatttttttccGCGGTATTTGCAattgacaaaaaatattatttttcaattacattaaagagtatttaatataattcagttcttcagttttttaaaaattttgtttcctaaatatttgcaccatatctttccaaaaaacatttcatattattaattatttgaaagcatttattaaatgaaacctcaaaataaaatcaagttgaaataacaaattattaaatcaacaaaatcataataagGGTCTCAACTAtctcaactttttaaaaaatggtttcatttaaaaattaaattaaattaacgTTTAAAGATATGTTTTGACTTTaaacattttgaattttaaatctaataattaaatattgaaGTTAAGTATTAAAACTTcttctaataattttattattgaccAACTTTATTAGATAATATGCGTTTTTATTAACAGgtaatatgttttgttttttgaaattttgatttttaaatctaataattatatatcGATATTAAGTATTAAAACTTCTATTTTCTGTTAATATGCATACATTTGGAAATCATgacatttttaaaactaataattttttcattagcctacttttttgataatatacatttttattaacaggtattattgtatttaaagatatgttttgattttttaaattttgtcttcggtttatttatttttattttgaaataaataatttttggtaaTATTGGCATTTTTAGAAATAGCAAGCAAAAATGTTGATTTGTTATATTACAGTTGGAAGTTTTAAATCTACGTGGACGTCCTTAATGACTTATAAtctcaacttttatatagtatagtttattattatgctgaatactttgatcttgtacaactaaaaagatttccaagtctggtttgtttttcttttttcattttaactAATACATATTTCAAGTATCATAATTGGCCGACCGATATAGACTTCACAAGGTGCAAGCAGTTATATTGGAACTGAAAGGTACTCGCTCATTTGTCTTCGGTCATGTCCACAAGTTCCTCGCCAACTCTTTCCCACTCGAAACATGCTCCTCAATTTGTTtacttataattattttcttcaatttttaaaaataaattattattatatattttgtcttttatatttacgttaatttataaaaattagttgTGTATTAAGTTAacttctaaataatttttacttttgtaagttttttatatttgatattgatttacattttattttgaaattagtgatttttggtaatattaacatatttagaaataaaaaattaacatgataATCGGCAGTTTGACTTatagtttcaatttttatatagtacaaattaaaaaaaattcttaattaATGGATTATAAATCttattatgataatataattaaataagaaatcTATGGCTAGCCCATAAGTTTATATAGCCCATTAGATAGGCCCACAAGTTTTGATAATAATATAGATCTCTCTTCAGATCAATTTGAAAACGGATCAAGTTCTGAAAGTCGATCTCCTTCGttgaccaagaaaaaaaaaaaagaaagtcgatctccttcctctctctctctcgctcgcTCAATGTCGTTGAAACTCAACACCCGAATTTTGGCGGCGCCATCTCTGTTCCCAAATTCGAACCCAAGAGGACCCAGCGAGATTCGATTCTCCAACAGATGGGGCAAAGCTAAGGCcgatctcctctctctctctctcttgaatcAACGTTGCAGAAGGGATCAAATTCGTTGTTGCGAGAaggcaggaggaggaggaggtcaGTAGTTTTATGGAttcaattaatttatttgtgatttttttccGTCCCTagattagattttgattttaaatggtTGGTTAGGTGATGTGTCAAAAAAAACGGGAGTGTGGTGGGACTTGAACACGTGTCCTCTTCCGGCTGGTTTTGACCCTCGTTGGGTCCTTCCGTGTATAGAATCTGCCGTGGAGGAGGAGATTGGTTTTCATACTGAAGTCACCATCTATGCCATGGGCAACCTAGAATACATCTCTATTGACCTCTTGGAAAAGATCTCTTCCTCTGGGATCATTCTTACTCACTCCCCCTGCGGTTAGTAAAATCGAAATCAAATCAATCCTGTTTAgtctaattaaattaattagagAGTCTCTTATCTGATCTGAGCCTTCCTCTCTTTGTTTTTCCATCTGGATGAGCCATTTGGATGAAAatgagagttttgtttgtttagacaCTAAAAGGCTTAATGTTATTTATGGACCATACTAATGAATCATTTGAATGGAGATAAACAGATTGTATAGCAAAAAACCCCAAAGGCTTAATGTTATTTATGGACGACTGGTTTGGTGATGACTTTAGCAACCCACATCCTCCGGGTTACGTAATGATCATCTCGGGTGATCAGAAACTGCTTGATCCTTGGCGTTTTCGGAGTTTTGGGCACACTACTTTTGTTGCATTTCCAAAAGGTGTTCGCCTACTTGCACCTCATGACGAACTAAAATTTATTGGCGAACTGTTTGAGTACGTGTTTGCCAAACAGTTTGTTTGGGAAACTTTATTGACTGATAATTTGGCTCAAGAAACTTTATTATACACATGTGATTACGAACCTCGCTGCATTTGCTACATATGCGATGATGTATACGAAGTATGTGACGAATTCATCACTCATCTCAAGAGTGAAGAGCACAGAAAAGAGGTAGCTAATTAAGCAA contains these protein-coding regions:
- the LOC130508382 gene encoding uncharacterized protein LOC130508382 yields the protein MSLKLNTRILAAPSLFPNSNPRGPSEIRFSNRWGKAKADLLSLSLLNQRCRRDQIRCCEKAGGGGGDVSKKTGVWWDLNTCPLPAGFDPRWVLPCIESAVEEEIGFHTEVTIYAMGNLEYISIDLLEKISSSGIILTHSPCDCIAKNPKGLMLFMDDWFGDDFSNPHPPGYVMIISGDQKLLDPWRFRSFGHTTFVAFPKGVRLLAPHDELKFIGELFEYVFAKQFVWETLLTDNLAQETLLYTCDYEPRCICYICDDVYEVCDEFITHLKSEEHRKELFLLQEEARRHLLDLLEEEEISLIEAEKKRQEAASPWGLCVKEFTEWK